From the genome of Longimicrobiaceae bacterium, one region includes:
- the lepB gene encoding signal peptidase I gives MDSSPFDTDRPRLDPQRIREELRRAQQESRGSISTGRWMWEWCKAICTAVLLFLVVRTFAVEAFKIPTGSMEGTLLVGDFLLVNKAVYGAEIPGTHTRLPSFSEPKRGDIIVFLPPQDPSKNFVKRLMGVPGDTLEMRDKVLLVNGHPQMEPYARHIDPLSDPPDPREMWQLAYLARRPVDISAYRPTRDNWGPIVVPPGKFFALGDNRDNSDDSRFWGFLDKDAVKGRPMFVYYSFESDVSQPFPQITGVRWTRIGEVIR, from the coding sequence ATGGACAGCTCCCCGTTCGACACCGACCGCCCGCGCCTGGACCCGCAGCGCATCCGCGAAGAGCTGCGCCGCGCCCAGCAGGAGAGCCGCGGCTCCATCAGCACCGGCCGGTGGATGTGGGAGTGGTGCAAGGCCATCTGCACCGCCGTGCTGCTCTTCCTGGTCGTCCGCACCTTCGCCGTCGAGGCGTTCAAGATCCCCACGGGGTCGATGGAGGGCACGCTGCTCGTCGGCGACTTCCTCCTAGTCAACAAGGCCGTGTACGGCGCCGAGATTCCGGGCACGCACACGCGCCTGCCGTCGTTCTCCGAGCCCAAGCGCGGCGACATCATCGTCTTCCTCCCCCCGCAGGACCCGAGCAAAAACTTCGTGAAGCGCCTCATGGGCGTGCCCGGCGACACGCTGGAGATGCGCGACAAGGTGCTGCTGGTGAACGGCCATCCGCAGATGGAGCCGTACGCGCGCCACATCGACCCGCTGAGCGACCCGCCGGACCCGCGCGAGATGTGGCAGCTCGCCTACCTGGCGCGCCGGCCGGTCGACATCTCCGCCTACCGCCCCACCCGCGACAACTGGGGGCCCATCGTGGTGCCGCCGGGCAAGTTCTTCGCGCTGGGCGACAACCGCGACAACTCCGACGACTCGCGCTTCTGGGGCTTCCTGGACAAGGACGCCGTCAAGGGGCGCCCCATGTTCGTCTACTATTCGTTCGAGAGCGACGTGTCGCAGCCCTTCCCGCAGATCACCGGGGTCCGTTGGACGCGCATCGGTGAGGTCATTCGCTAA
- a CDS encoding aldehyde dehydrogenase family protein — protein MADQHKNFIGGEWVEPATGQYFENRNPAKQSDLIGLWPRSGKEDVERAVAAAKKGFETWRLTPAPERGNVLKAVGDLLVARKDEIARAATREMGKVLTETRGDVQEGIDTAYYAAVEGRRLFGHTVPSELRNKWAMSYRRPIGIAGLISPFNFPLAIPTWKMFPALICGNSVIIKPGEDVPHTVSLLVEVLEEAGIPAGVVNLVHGFGSEVGAAMVEHPDIPVISFTGSTETGKLIGRTCGEMHKRLSLEMGGKNAQIVMDDAQLDLALDGVLWGAFGTTGQRCTATSRLLLQDGIHDRFVEMLIDRAKSLKLGYGLEDGVDVGPLINERSRAKVEKYVAIGREEATLALGGERGTGEGLDDGFFFQPTIFTDVKPGSRLATEEIFGPVLSVIRFSDPEEAIRINNEVKYGLSSSVYTRDVNFSFRAMQELDNGITYVNAPTIGAEAHLPFGGVKQTGNGHREGGWEVYEFYSETKVCYVDYSGKLQRAQIDNYAAGPY, from the coding sequence ATGGCGGACCAGCACAAGAACTTCATCGGCGGCGAGTGGGTCGAGCCGGCGACCGGCCAATATTTCGAGAACCGCAACCCCGCGAAGCAGTCGGATCTGATCGGCCTGTGGCCGCGCTCGGGCAAGGAAGACGTGGAGCGCGCCGTCGCCGCGGCCAAGAAGGGCTTCGAGACCTGGCGGCTCACGCCCGCGCCCGAGCGCGGCAACGTGCTCAAGGCCGTGGGCGACCTGCTGGTGGCGCGCAAGGACGAGATCGCCCGCGCCGCCACGCGCGAGATGGGCAAGGTGCTCACCGAGACGCGCGGCGACGTGCAGGAAGGCATCGACACCGCGTACTACGCCGCCGTGGAGGGCCGCCGCCTCTTCGGCCACACGGTACCCAGCGAGCTGCGCAACAAGTGGGCGATGAGCTACCGCCGCCCCATCGGCATCGCGGGCCTCATCTCGCCGTTCAACTTCCCGCTCGCCATCCCCACCTGGAAGATGTTCCCCGCTCTCATCTGCGGGAACAGCGTGATCATCAAGCCAGGCGAGGACGTGCCGCACACCGTCAGCCTCCTCGTCGAGGTGCTGGAGGAGGCGGGAATCCCCGCGGGCGTCGTCAACCTCGTGCACGGCTTCGGCTCCGAAGTCGGCGCGGCCATGGTGGAGCACCCGGACATCCCGGTGATCTCCTTCACCGGCAGCACCGAGACGGGCAAGCTCATCGGCCGCACCTGCGGCGAGATGCACAAGCGCCTGTCGCTGGAGATGGGCGGCAAGAACGCGCAGATCGTGATGGACGACGCGCAGCTCGACCTGGCGCTCGATGGGGTGCTGTGGGGCGCCTTCGGCACCACCGGCCAGCGCTGCACCGCCACCTCGCGCCTGCTGCTCCAGGACGGCATCCACGACCGCTTCGTCGAGATGCTGATCGACCGCGCCAAGAGCCTCAAGCTCGGCTACGGGCTGGAGGACGGCGTGGACGTGGGCCCGCTCATCAACGAGAGGTCGCGCGCCAAGGTCGAGAAGTACGTCGCCATCGGCCGCGAAGAGGCCACGCTGGCGCTGGGCGGCGAGCGCGGCACCGGCGAGGGGCTGGACGACGGCTTCTTCTTCCAGCCCACCATCTTCACGGACGTGAAGCCCGGCTCGCGCCTGGCCACGGAAGAGATCTTCGGGCCGGTGCTCTCGGTGATCCGCTTCTCGGACCCGGAAGAGGCGATCCGCATCAACAACGAGGTCAAGTACGGCCTCTCCAGCTCCGTGTACACGCGCGACGTGAACTTCTCGTTCCGCGCCATGCAGGAGCTGGACAACGGCATCACCTACGTCAACGCGCCCACCATCGGCGCCGAGGCGCACCTGCCGTTCGGCGGCGTCAAGCAGACCGGCAACGGGCACCGCGAGGGCGGCTGGGAAGTGTACGAGTTCTACTCGGAGACCAAGGTCTGCTACGTGGACTACTCCGGGAAGCTCCAGCGCGCGCAGATCGACAACTACGCCGCCGGCCCGTACTGA
- a CDS encoding RNA polymerase sigma factor RpoD/SigA, translated as MTFSPAKKIAAESESLDQYLREISAYPLIDRAEEGNLARRIRDGDPLALEGLVRSNLRFVVAVAKKYQNQGVSLADLINEGNIGLIRAARKFDETKGIKFISYAVWWIRQAILQALAEQSRIVRVPLSRAGAVHRIGRRSSAMTQELGREPTLQEIASELEVPENEISHALAMSQVYLSLDAPLVPGEDGQLLDYLSDQFSAGPDEEVYEDALKRSIEDALSTLTEREAKVLRLYFGLGDTEPMTLEQIGENFGITRERVRQIKEKALLRLRHQSRARFLETFLS; from the coding sequence ATGACGTTCAGCCCCGCCAAGAAGATCGCCGCTGAATCCGAGTCACTGGACCAGTACCTCCGCGAGATCAGCGCATACCCGCTGATCGACCGCGCCGAGGAGGGCAACCTGGCGCGACGCATCCGCGACGGAGACCCGCTGGCGCTGGAAGGGCTGGTGCGCTCGAACCTGCGCTTCGTGGTGGCGGTGGCGAAGAAGTACCAGAACCAGGGCGTGTCGCTGGCGGACCTGATCAACGAGGGCAACATCGGCCTGATCCGGGCCGCGCGGAAGTTCGACGAGACCAAGGGCATAAAGTTCATCTCGTACGCCGTCTGGTGGATCCGGCAGGCCATCCTCCAGGCGCTGGCCGAGCAGTCGCGCATCGTGCGCGTGCCGCTGAGCCGCGCCGGGGCGGTGCACCGCATCGGGCGGCGCTCGTCGGCCATGACGCAGGAGCTGGGGCGCGAGCCGACGCTGCAGGAGATCGCCTCGGAGCTGGAGGTGCCCGAGAACGAGATCTCCCACGCGCTCGCGATGTCGCAGGTCTACCTCTCGCTAGACGCGCCCCTCGTGCCCGGCGAGGACGGCCAGCTCCTCGACTACCTCTCCGACCAGTTCTCCGCCGGTCCCGACGAGGAGGTCTACGAGGACGCCCTCAAGCGCTCCATCGAAGACGCCCTGTCCACGCTCACCGAGCGCGAGGCCAAGGTCCTGCGCCTCTACTTCGGCCTGGGCGACACCGAGCCCATGACGCTGGAGCAGATCGGCGAGAACTTCGGCATCACCCGCGAGCGCGTGCGGCAGATCAAGGAGAAGGCGCTCCTCCGCCTCCGCCACCAGTCCCGCGCCCGCTTCCTGGAGACGTTCCTCTCCTAG